The following proteins come from a genomic window of Hymenobacter canadensis:
- a CDS encoding LptF/LptG family permease produces the protein MRILDKYILQKFLTAFFFTVLVLVMVICVIDFTEKNDNFIQHNLGAWQIITEYYVNLFPYYANLLSPITVFIAVVFVTAQLAARTEIVAILSSGVSFKRLLVPYLMGSFVLGVATVALTGWIIPYANKTRVEFERKYVKNPYRFKGRDVHMKIGPSSYAFMESYDNVNNIGYKFALETIEGTLLKRRMTAEAITWDSTKRAWRLSPQLVRTFRGQKEVLLSLPARDTTLNLFPKDFASTYRLSETMTLPELNRYIQQKIDRGSDDTQVYLSEKYERYAYPYAIFILTIIGVIMSARKSRAGVGGQIALGFVLAFVFIIFVILSRNFAQVGSLSPLLAAWIPSIVFTGIGLVLYRVVPR, from the coding sequence ATGCGAATTCTCGATAAATACATTCTCCAGAAATTCCTCACGGCCTTCTTCTTCACGGTGCTGGTGCTGGTGATGGTGATTTGCGTGATTGACTTCACAGAGAAGAACGACAATTTCATTCAGCACAACTTGGGCGCGTGGCAGATCATCACGGAGTATTACGTGAACCTGTTTCCGTATTACGCCAACCTGCTCTCCCCCATCACCGTGTTTATTGCGGTGGTGTTCGTGACGGCGCAGCTGGCGGCGCGTACCGAAATCGTGGCCATTCTGTCGTCGGGCGTGAGCTTCAAGCGGCTGCTGGTGCCCTACCTGATGGGCAGCTTCGTGCTGGGCGTCGCCACCGTTGCCCTCACCGGCTGGATCATTCCGTACGCCAACAAGACGCGGGTGGAGTTTGAGCGCAAGTACGTTAAGAATCCCTACCGCTTCAAGGGGCGCGACGTGCACATGAAGATCGGGCCCAGCAGCTACGCCTTCATGGAAAGCTACGACAACGTCAACAACATCGGCTACAAGTTTGCGCTCGAAACCATTGAGGGCACGCTGCTCAAGCGCCGCATGACGGCCGAGGCCATCACCTGGGACTCTACCAAGCGGGCCTGGCGCCTCTCGCCGCAGCTGGTGCGCACGTTCCGGGGCCAGAAGGAGGTGCTGCTGTCGTTGCCGGCCCGCGACACCACGCTCAACCTCTTCCCCAAGGACTTCGCCAGCACCTACCGCCTGAGCGAAACCATGACGCTGCCCGAACTGAACCGCTACATTCAGCAGAAAATAGACCGCGGCTCCGACGACACGCAGGTGTACCTGAGTGAGAAATACGAGCGGTACGCCTACCCCTACGCCATCTTCATCCTCACCATCATCGGCGTGATTATGAGCGCCCGCAAGAGCCGCGCCGGCGTGGGCGGGCAGATTGCGCTGGGCTTCGTGCTGGCCTTTGTGTTCATCATCTTCGTGATTCTGAGCCGCAACTTCGCGCAGGTCGGCTCCCTTTCGCCGCTGCTGGCCGCCTGGATTCCAAGCATCGTTTTCACCGGCATCGGGCTGGTGCTCTACCGCGTGGTGCCACGTTAA
- the tgt gene encoding tRNA guanosine(34) transglycosylase Tgt: protein MTFDLVTQDPHTKARAGVVHTAHGAIETPIFMPVGTVGTVKAVQQRDLKDEVQAQIILGNTYHLYLRPGLEVLSKAGGLHKFNGWDRPILTDSGGYQVYSLSGTRKIKEEGVKFRSHIDGSQHLFSPEGVMDIQRTIGADIIMAFDECTPWPCEYDYAARSLDMTHRWLKRCIARFDSTEGHYGYQQTLFPIVQGSTFKDLRVRSAEFIAEQGREGNAIGGLSVGEPAEMMYEMTEIVCDILPKDKPRYLMGVGTPANILENIALGVDMFDCVMPTRNARNGMLFTTQGIMNVTNKKWALDFEPIDAELGGHVSTFYSRSYLRHLFQSKEMLGPQLASIHNLSFYLWLVKQAREQILAGTFREWKEKMVKQVMTRL from the coding sequence ATGACTTTCGACTTAGTAACGCAAGACCCGCACACCAAAGCCCGCGCCGGGGTGGTGCACACGGCCCACGGCGCCATCGAAACGCCCATTTTCATGCCCGTCGGGACGGTCGGCACCGTGAAGGCCGTGCAGCAGCGCGACCTCAAGGACGAGGTGCAGGCCCAGATCATCCTTGGCAACACCTACCACCTCTACCTGCGCCCCGGCCTAGAGGTGCTCAGCAAGGCCGGCGGCCTGCACAAGTTCAACGGCTGGGACCGGCCCATTCTCACCGACTCGGGCGGCTACCAAGTGTACTCGCTCAGCGGCACGCGCAAGATCAAGGAGGAAGGCGTGAAGTTCCGCTCCCACATCGACGGCTCGCAGCATTTGTTCTCGCCCGAGGGCGTGATGGATATTCAGCGCACCATCGGGGCCGACATCATCATGGCCTTCGACGAGTGCACGCCCTGGCCCTGCGAGTACGACTACGCGGCCCGCTCCCTCGACATGACCCACCGCTGGCTGAAGCGCTGCATTGCCCGCTTCGACAGCACCGAAGGCCACTACGGCTACCAGCAGACCCTGTTCCCGATTGTGCAGGGCTCCACGTTCAAGGACCTGCGCGTGCGCTCGGCCGAGTTCATTGCCGAGCAGGGGCGCGAGGGCAACGCCATCGGCGGGCTGAGCGTGGGCGAGCCGGCCGAGATGATGTACGAAATGACCGAAATCGTCTGCGACATTCTGCCCAAGGACAAGCCGCGCTACCTGATGGGCGTGGGCACGCCGGCCAATATTCTGGAGAACATTGCGTTGGGCGTGGATATGTTCGACTGCGTGATGCCGACCCGCAACGCCCGCAACGGCATGCTGTTCACCACCCAGGGCATCATGAACGTGACCAACAAGAAGTGGGCGCTGGATTTCGAGCCGATTGACGCCGAACTCGGTGGCCACGTCAGCACGTTTTACTCGCGCAGCTACCTGCGGCACCTGTTCCAGAGCAAGGAAATGCTGGGGCCGCAGCTGGCCTCCATCCACAACCTGAGCTTCTACCTGTGGCTGGTGAAGCAGGCCCGGGAGCAGATCCTGGCCGGCACCTTCCGCGAGTGGAAGGAGAAGATGGTGAAGCAGGTGATGACGCGGCTGTAA
- a CDS encoding glycosyltransferase — protein MLPVHFSPALWLLLATVLVQLYYAAYYFWPFATRPPEPTEAGAEPVSVLVCAHNELENLRRLLPLLLRQEYPAGLEIVLIDDRSEDDTYLYAQQLSQYYPNFRLVTIGRTPDGLSPKKYALTLGIKSARYPQLLFTDADCIPATNQWVQHLAAGFRQPADMVLGYSAYAAEPGFLNKLVRFETLLTGAQYLSFAWRGQPYMGVGRNLAYTRGVFATTKGFASHIRSLSGDDDLLVQDAVARGARVAVVAEPVAHTLSEPATTWGGWWRQKRRHLSAGRSYRLADRLRLGNFIGSNLLFYAVSLGLLFSQPDWIPLAGLWVVRTGLVCATYQRLSRRLDDPLPVALLPVLDVVYFFYYLALGMSLFLYRNLRWK, from the coding sequence GTGTTGCCCGTTCATTTCTCCCCGGCCCTTTGGCTGCTGCTGGCCACGGTGCTGGTGCAGCTCTACTACGCCGCCTACTACTTCTGGCCCTTCGCCACCCGCCCGCCCGAGCCCACCGAGGCCGGGGCCGAGCCGGTTTCGGTGCTGGTGTGCGCCCATAACGAGCTGGAAAACCTGCGCCGCCTGCTGCCGCTGCTGCTCCGGCAAGAGTATCCCGCCGGCTTGGAAATCGTGCTCATCGACGACCGGTCGGAGGACGATACTTACCTCTACGCCCAGCAGCTCAGCCAGTACTACCCCAACTTCCGCCTCGTCACCATCGGCCGCACGCCCGACGGCCTGTCGCCCAAAAAATACGCCCTCACGCTGGGAATCAAGTCGGCCCGCTACCCGCAGCTGCTCTTCACCGATGCCGACTGCATTCCGGCCACCAACCAGTGGGTGCAGCACTTGGCCGCCGGCTTCCGGCAGCCCGCCGATATGGTGCTGGGCTACTCGGCCTACGCCGCCGAGCCCGGTTTTCTCAACAAGCTGGTGCGGTTTGAAACCCTGCTGACCGGCGCGCAGTACCTCTCGTTTGCGTGGCGCGGCCAGCCCTACATGGGCGTGGGGCGCAACCTGGCCTATACCCGCGGGGTCTTTGCCACAACTAAGGGCTTTGCTTCCCACATCCGCAGCCTGTCCGGCGACGACGACCTGCTGGTGCAGGATGCCGTGGCGCGGGGTGCGCGCGTGGCAGTGGTGGCCGAGCCGGTGGCCCACACGCTCAGCGAACCCGCCACCACCTGGGGCGGCTGGTGGCGGCAGAAACGGCGGCATCTGTCGGCCGGCCGCAGCTACCGTCTGGCCGACCGGCTGCGGTTGGGAAACTTTATCGGAAGCAATCTGCTTTTCTACGCGGTTAGTTTAGGGTTGCTGTTTTCCCAGCCCGATTGGATACCTTTGGCCGGCCTCTGGGTGGTACGCACCGGCCTGGTGTGCGCCACCTACCAGCGTCTGAGCCGGCGCCTCGATGACCCATTGCCGGTGGCGCTGCTGCCGGTGTTAGACGTTGTCTACTTTTTTTATTATCTCGCTTTAGGAATGTCGCTGTTCCTCTACCGCAACCTCCGATGGAAGTAA
- a CDS encoding RNA polymerase sigma factor, protein MEVNNQEKQFSAKAKHDFKLIRAAVENSDEKAYAELMQIYKKPVYHVVLKMVRNPDDADDLTIEAFAKAFRNLHKFNPEFAFSTWLFRIATNNCIDFIRKNKIKTMSIDSAIKIDNGDEITIDFRDQNLNPQETTIKNQKIEIMQHVVSRLPDKYQRLVTLRYFDELSYEEIAQELKAPLGTVKAQLHRARELLYDMVKNKKEII, encoded by the coding sequence ATGGAAGTAAATAATCAGGAAAAACAATTCTCTGCCAAAGCCAAGCACGACTTCAAGCTGATCCGCGCCGCCGTGGAAAACAGCGACGAAAAGGCGTACGCTGAGCTGATGCAGATTTACAAGAAGCCGGTGTACCACGTGGTGCTGAAGATGGTGCGCAACCCCGACGACGCCGACGACCTTACCATCGAAGCCTTCGCCAAGGCCTTCCGCAACCTGCACAAGTTCAACCCCGAGTTTGCCTTCAGCACTTGGCTGTTTCGCATCGCCACCAACAACTGCATTGATTTTATCCGCAAGAATAAAATCAAAACGATGTCCATCGACTCGGCCATCAAGATTGACAACGGCGACGAAATCACCATCGACTTCCGCGACCAGAACCTGAACCCGCAGGAGACGACCATCAAAAACCAGAAGATCGAAATCATGCAGCACGTGGTGTCCCGGCTGCCTGATAAGTATCAGCGCCTCGTGACGCTGCGCTACTTCGATGAGCTGAGCTACGAGGAAATTGCCCAGGAGCTGAAAGCGCCCCTTGGCACCGTGAAAGCCCAGCTGCACCGCGCCCGCGAGCTGCTTTATGACATGGTGAAAAATAAAAAGGAAATCATATAA
- the rsmG gene encoding 16S rRNA (guanine(527)-N(7))-methyltransferase RsmG, with protein MHMLPHYFPHLTDHQRQLFSQLDTEFRGWNERLNLVARTDVDNLAERHFLHSLGIAKVVEFVPGSSVLDVGTGGGLPGLPLAILFPEVKFHLVDSIGKKIHAVQEMARDLGLTNVTAEQTRAEQLRPKYDYVVSRAVARLATFHTWIAHRYKPQHEAASNSGLYYLKGGDLTEEIDESGLKATIHNLSDFYTEDFFETKKVVFVPSGR; from the coding sequence ATGCACATGCTTCCCCACTACTTCCCGCACCTCACCGACCACCAGCGCCAGCTGTTCAGCCAGCTCGATACCGAGTTTCGCGGCTGGAACGAGCGGCTTAACCTGGTAGCCCGCACCGACGTCGATAACCTGGCCGAGCGGCATTTTCTGCACTCGCTGGGCATTGCCAAGGTGGTGGAGTTTGTACCGGGCTCGTCGGTGCTGGATGTGGGTACGGGCGGCGGCCTGCCCGGTTTGCCGCTGGCCATTCTGTTTCCGGAGGTGAAGTTTCATCTGGTCGACAGCATCGGCAAGAAGATTCATGCCGTGCAGGAAATGGCCCGCGACCTGGGCCTCACCAACGTCACGGCCGAGCAGACCCGCGCCGAGCAGCTGCGCCCCAAATACGACTACGTGGTGAGCCGCGCCGTGGCGCGCCTAGCCACCTTCCACACTTGGATTGCGCACCGCTACAAGCCCCAGCACGAAGCCGCGTCCAACAGTGGCCTCTACTACCTCAAAGGTGGCGACCTGACCGAGGAAATCGACGAATCGGGTCTGAAGGCCACCATCCACAACCTGAGCGACTTCTACACCGAGGATTTCTTCGAAACTAAGAAGGTAGTGTTCGTGCCATCCGGCCGCTAA
- a CDS encoding YheT family hydrolase gives MPLVADSRYQPPFYMFNGHLQTIVPSLWREVPEVHYQRERVETADGDFLDLDWSRQPHAPADTLCIVSHGLEGDASRPYVRGMVRALNQAGFDALAWNYRSCSGEMNRLLRSYHLGDTDDLDFVVRHALATPRYQRIFLTGFSAGGNVTLKYLGENPARVPDEVERAAVFSVPTDLRASSYHIGRLENRVYLNRFLKTLRGKMRQKAALLPDQIDLTDLDQLLDFPQFDDRFTAPMHGFKSAEDYYEHASSGRYLSGIRIPTLLVNAENDPFLPPTCFPRDAAARSEFVFLETPSDGGHVGFGEGTPDGAYYSERRAVEFLTAAVPA, from the coding sequence ATGCCACTCGTTGCCGACTCCCGCTATCAGCCGCCGTTCTATATGTTCAACGGCCACCTGCAAACCATTGTGCCCAGCCTGTGGCGCGAGGTGCCGGAGGTACACTACCAGCGCGAGCGGGTGGAAACGGCCGACGGCGACTTTCTCGACCTCGACTGGTCGCGGCAGCCGCATGCCCCGGCCGATACGCTCTGCATCGTGTCGCACGGGCTGGAGGGCGACGCCTCGCGGCCGTATGTGCGCGGCATGGTGCGAGCCCTTAACCAGGCCGGCTTCGACGCGCTGGCCTGGAACTACCGCAGCTGCAGCGGCGAAATGAACCGCCTGCTCCGCTCCTACCACCTCGGTGACACCGACGACCTCGACTTTGTGGTGCGCCACGCCCTGGCCACGCCCCGCTACCAGCGCATCTTCCTGACTGGCTTTTCAGCCGGCGGCAATGTCACGCTCAAATACCTGGGCGAAAACCCGGCGCGGGTGCCGGACGAGGTGGAGCGCGCCGCCGTGTTTTCGGTTCCTACCGACCTCAGGGCCAGCTCCTATCACATCGGCCGCCTCGAAAACCGGGTGTACCTCAACCGCTTTCTGAAAACACTGCGCGGAAAGATGCGCCAGAAGGCGGCCCTGCTGCCCGACCAGATTGACCTCACCGACCTCGACCAGCTCCTGGATTTCCCACAATTCGACGACCGATTTACGGCACCGATGCACGGCTTCAAGTCGGCGGAGGACTATTACGAGCACGCCAGCTCCGGCCGCTACCTGAGCGGCATCCGCATCCCGACACTGCTCGTGAATGCCGAAAACGACCCGTTTCTGCCGCCTACCTGCTTCCCGCGCGACGCGGCCGCCCGCAGCGAGTTCGTGTTCCTGGAAACGCCCTCCGACGGCGGCCACGTGGGCTTCGGCGAAGGCACGCCGGACGGCGCGTACTATTCCGAGCGCCGCGCCGTGGAGTTCCTGACGGCCGCCGTGCCGGCCTGA